A single Saccopteryx bilineata isolate mSacBil1 chromosome 9, mSacBil1_pri_phased_curated, whole genome shotgun sequence DNA region contains:
- the CHST3 gene encoding carbohydrate sulfotransferase 3 isoform X1, producing MEKGLALPQDCRDFLHSLRMRSKYALFLAFVVVVFVFIEKENKIISRVSDKLKQIPQSLVDANSTDPALVLAENASLLSLSELDSAFTQLQSRLRNVSLQLGLQPAGEAGAREEVPPPRPARARPRRHVLLMATTRTGSSFVGEFFNQQGNIFYLFEPLWHIERTVSFEPGGANAAGSALVYRDVLKQLFLCDLPVLEPFISPPPEEHLTQFLFRRGSSRSLCEDPVCTPFVKKVFEKYHCKSRRCGPLNVTLAAEACRRKEHMALKAVRIRQLEFLRPLAEDPRLDLRVIQLVRDPRAVLASRMVAFAGKYETWKKWLAEGQDRLREDEVQRLRGNCESIRLSAELGLRRPAWLRGRYMLVRYEDVARRPLDKAREMYRFAGIPLTPQVEDWIQKNTQGSRDSSGIYSTQKNSSEQFEKWRFSMPFKLAQVVQAACGPAMRLFGYKLARDAASLTNRSVSLLEERGTFWVT from the exons ATGGAGAAAGGACTTGCTTTGCCCCAGGACTGCCGGGACTTTCTGCACAGTCTGAGGATGAGGAGCAAATATGCCCTTTTCCTGGCTTTTGTGGTggttgtttttgtctttattgaaaaggaaaataaaatcatatcaag GGTCTCAGACAAGCTGAAGCAGATCCCCCAGTCCCTGGTAGATGCCAACAGCACCGACCCAGCCCTGGTCTTGGCGGAGAACGCGTCCCTCTTGTCCCTGAGCGAGCTGGACTCGGCCTTCACGCAGCTGCAGAGCCGCCTGCGAAACGtcagcctgcagctgggcctgcAGCCCGCGGGGGAGGCGGGGGCCCGGGAGGAGGTGCCGCCGCCCCGCCCGGCCCGGGCCCGCCCCCGGCGCCACGTGCTCCTGATGGCCACCACCCGCACCGGCTCCTCCTTCGTCGGGGAGTTCTTCAACCAGCAGGGCAACATCTTCTACCTCTTCGAGCCGCTGTGGCACATCGAGCGCACGGTGTCCTTCGAGCCGGGGGGCGCCAACGCGGCCGGCTCGGCCCTGGTCTACCGCGACGTGCTGAAGCAGCTCTTCCTGTGCGACCTGCCCGTGCTGGAGCCCTTCATCAGCCCGCCGCCCGAGGAGCACCTGACCCAGTTCCTGTTCCGCCGCGGCTCCAGCCGCTCGCTCTGCGAGGACCCGGTGTGCACGCCCTTCGTCAAGAAGGTCTTCGAGAAGTACCACTGCAAGAGCCGCCGCTGCGGCCCGCTCAACGTGACGCTGGCCGCCGAGGCCTGCCGCCGCAAGGAGCACATGGCGCTCAAGGCCGTCCGCATCCGGCAGCTCGAGTTCCTGCGGCCGCTGGCCGAGGACCCCCGGCTGGACCTGCGCGTCATCCAGCTGGTGCGCGACCCCCGGGCCGTGCTGGCGTCCCGCATGGTGGCCTTCGCCGGCAAGTACGAAACCTGGAAGAAGTGGCTGGCCGAGGGCCAGGACCGGCTGAGAGAGGACGAGGTGCAGCGGCTGCGGGGCAACTGCGAGAGCATCCGCCTGTCGGCCGAGCTGGGCCTGCGGCGGCCGGCCTGGCTGCGCGGCCGCTACATGCTGGTGCGCTACGAGGACGTGGCCCGCCGGCCCCTGGACAAGGCGCGGGAGATGTACCGCTTCGCCGGCATCCCGCTGACCCCGCAGGTGGAGGACTGGATCCAGAAGAACACGCAGGGCTCCCGGGACAGCAGCGGCATCTACTCCACGCAGAAGAACTCCTCGGAGCAGTTCGAGAAGTGGCGCTTCAGCATGCCCTTCAAGCTGGCGCAGGTGGTGCAGGCCGCCTGCGGCCCCGCCATGCGCCTCTTCGGCTACAAGCTGGCGCGGGATGCCGCCTCCCTCACCAACCGCTCCGTCAGCCTGCTGGAGGAGCGCGGCACCTTCTGGGTCACGTAG
- the CHST3 gene encoding carbohydrate sulfotransferase 3 isoform X2, which yields MLPAPDPSRGESDPPPPEEAWRLGVSDKLKQIPQSLVDANSTDPALVLAENASLLSLSELDSAFTQLQSRLRNVSLQLGLQPAGEAGAREEVPPPRPARARPRRHVLLMATTRTGSSFVGEFFNQQGNIFYLFEPLWHIERTVSFEPGGANAAGSALVYRDVLKQLFLCDLPVLEPFISPPPEEHLTQFLFRRGSSRSLCEDPVCTPFVKKVFEKYHCKSRRCGPLNVTLAAEACRRKEHMALKAVRIRQLEFLRPLAEDPRLDLRVIQLVRDPRAVLASRMVAFAGKYETWKKWLAEGQDRLREDEVQRLRGNCESIRLSAELGLRRPAWLRGRYMLVRYEDVARRPLDKAREMYRFAGIPLTPQVEDWIQKNTQGSRDSSGIYSTQKNSSEQFEKWRFSMPFKLAQVVQAACGPAMRLFGYKLARDAASLTNRSVSLLEERGTFWVT from the coding sequence GGTCTCAGACAAGCTGAAGCAGATCCCCCAGTCCCTGGTAGATGCCAACAGCACCGACCCAGCCCTGGTCTTGGCGGAGAACGCGTCCCTCTTGTCCCTGAGCGAGCTGGACTCGGCCTTCACGCAGCTGCAGAGCCGCCTGCGAAACGtcagcctgcagctgggcctgcAGCCCGCGGGGGAGGCGGGGGCCCGGGAGGAGGTGCCGCCGCCCCGCCCGGCCCGGGCCCGCCCCCGGCGCCACGTGCTCCTGATGGCCACCACCCGCACCGGCTCCTCCTTCGTCGGGGAGTTCTTCAACCAGCAGGGCAACATCTTCTACCTCTTCGAGCCGCTGTGGCACATCGAGCGCACGGTGTCCTTCGAGCCGGGGGGCGCCAACGCGGCCGGCTCGGCCCTGGTCTACCGCGACGTGCTGAAGCAGCTCTTCCTGTGCGACCTGCCCGTGCTGGAGCCCTTCATCAGCCCGCCGCCCGAGGAGCACCTGACCCAGTTCCTGTTCCGCCGCGGCTCCAGCCGCTCGCTCTGCGAGGACCCGGTGTGCACGCCCTTCGTCAAGAAGGTCTTCGAGAAGTACCACTGCAAGAGCCGCCGCTGCGGCCCGCTCAACGTGACGCTGGCCGCCGAGGCCTGCCGCCGCAAGGAGCACATGGCGCTCAAGGCCGTCCGCATCCGGCAGCTCGAGTTCCTGCGGCCGCTGGCCGAGGACCCCCGGCTGGACCTGCGCGTCATCCAGCTGGTGCGCGACCCCCGGGCCGTGCTGGCGTCCCGCATGGTGGCCTTCGCCGGCAAGTACGAAACCTGGAAGAAGTGGCTGGCCGAGGGCCAGGACCGGCTGAGAGAGGACGAGGTGCAGCGGCTGCGGGGCAACTGCGAGAGCATCCGCCTGTCGGCCGAGCTGGGCCTGCGGCGGCCGGCCTGGCTGCGCGGCCGCTACATGCTGGTGCGCTACGAGGACGTGGCCCGCCGGCCCCTGGACAAGGCGCGGGAGATGTACCGCTTCGCCGGCATCCCGCTGACCCCGCAGGTGGAGGACTGGATCCAGAAGAACACGCAGGGCTCCCGGGACAGCAGCGGCATCTACTCCACGCAGAAGAACTCCTCGGAGCAGTTCGAGAAGTGGCGCTTCAGCATGCCCTTCAAGCTGGCGCAGGTGGTGCAGGCCGCCTGCGGCCCCGCCATGCGCCTCTTCGGCTACAAGCTGGCGCGGGATGCCGCCTCCCTCACCAACCGCTCCGTCAGCCTGCTGGAGGAGCGCGGCACCTTCTGGGTCACGTAG